One window from the genome of Dyadobacter sp. CECT 9275 encodes:
- a CDS encoding alpha/beta hydrolase, with the protein MKKHILIRYLRFAWVSAGLLFICWLVYSMQVHDVDSKLLNSDSGIKVEQSKNLLSFSPKTSFKKVFIFYPGALVDPYAYVPLCRKIAETGIQSIIVKMPLRLANRGYLLPKELGLLADPEKEYILSGHSQGAKMAARFVYENPGMVDKLVLMGTTHPKETDMSAIAIPVMKIYGLNDGVASPEDVVTNKTLLPATTRYVPIPGANHSQFGYYGFQLGDHAAMISRDKQQQIILQNILDFIQ; encoded by the coding sequence ATGAAAAAACATATTCTAATCCGGTACCTGCGGTTTGCCTGGGTATCCGCTGGGCTGCTATTCATCTGCTGGCTTGTATACAGCATGCAAGTCCATGACGTTGACAGCAAGCTCCTGAATTCAGATTCGGGAATAAAGGTGGAACAGTCTAAAAACCTCCTATCTTTCAGCCCGAAAACCTCTTTTAAAAAAGTTTTTATTTTCTACCCGGGAGCCCTGGTCGATCCCTATGCCTACGTTCCGCTTTGCAGGAAAATAGCTGAGACAGGTATCCAGAGTATCATTGTTAAAATGCCCTTACGACTCGCAAACCGGGGTTATCTCTTGCCAAAAGAGCTCGGCCTCCTAGCCGACCCGGAGAAGGAATATATCTTGTCGGGACATTCGCAGGGAGCAAAAATGGCCGCCCGCTTTGTTTACGAAAATCCGGGAATGGTGGATAAACTGGTACTGATGGGCACTACCCATCCCAAAGAAACGGATATGTCCGCTATTGCTATTCCAGTGATGAAAATTTATGGCCTTAACGATGGTGTTGCCAGCCCGGAAGATGTAGTCACCAATAAAACGTTATTGCCGGCAACTACGCGTTATGTCCCTATTCCCGGAGCAAATCACTCACAATTTGGCTATTATGGGTTTCAGCTGGGTGACCATGCGGCTATGATCTCCAGAGACAAACAACAGCAGATCATTTTACAGAACATCCTGGATTTTATTCAATAA
- a CDS encoding DUF2059 domain-containing protein gives MQKFIVTVLICLLTSSISFGQSDPAYQKKLQKMFEVSGSEQTYKVAIQQMFQMFKQQKANVPENVWTEFEGEFLKTSIKDLVTMLEPVYQKHLTIDELQKIIEFYDTPTGKKFAEKTPFIMQESMQIGQQWGMKIGQEFQEKMKAKGY, from the coding sequence ATGCAAAAATTCATTGTCACCGTTCTTATTTGTTTATTAACAAGTTCAATCAGTTTCGGGCAGTCTGACCCGGCATATCAGAAAAAACTACAAAAAATGTTTGAAGTATCCGGTTCTGAACAAACTTACAAAGTTGCTATTCAACAAATGTTCCAGATGTTTAAACAGCAGAAAGCCAATGTCCCGGAAAACGTCTGGACCGAGTTTGAAGGGGAATTCCTGAAAACTTCTATAAAAGACCTTGTGACAATGCTGGAACCCGTGTATCAGAAACACCTGACTATAGATGAACTTCAGAAGATAATTGAGTTTTATGACACACCGACCGGTAAAAAGTTTGCAGAAAAAACTCCTTTCATCATGCAAGAGTCCATGCAGATAGGCCAGCAATGGGGTATGAAAATTGGGCAGGAATTTCAGGAAAAGATGAAGGCAAAAGGATATTAA
- a CDS encoding TlpA family protein disulfide reductase, with translation MKIIKNRMFFLVFSAFLVQAAMAQVKRYEGKVSQQLTVNSSTVIIDRSTRKQISYRSYEQLIQSAPGKYKLEPVFDKYGKASSFMLTRRTSAEAPQVIGFDEDLRPEVGEPLPPFVMQGLDGVTYDSEKLKGSYVLLGFWIRYEKPLYTLASTKVISAFVDAHRRRGIEIVSLGTTLDTREECLVNIPKRNCGFVPIPESFGFNHRYHIAETPFFILLDKQGNVMAMAPHTEFSLIGDLLLR, from the coding sequence ATGAAAATTATCAAAAACAGGATGTTTTTTCTTGTTTTTTCTGCTTTTCTTGTTCAGGCCGCTATGGCCCAAGTGAAGCGTTATGAAGGGAAAGTGAGCCAGCAGCTGACAGTGAACAGCAGTACTGTTATCATAGACCGCTCCACACGAAAGCAGATCAGTTATCGTTCTTATGAACAACTCATTCAATCGGCTCCTGGGAAATACAAGCTGGAACCTGTCTTCGATAAATATGGCAAGGCGTCTTCCTTCATGCTCACCAGAAGGACATCGGCCGAGGCTCCTCAGGTGATCGGTTTCGATGAGGACCTGAGGCCCGAAGTGGGTGAGCCGTTGCCGCCTTTTGTCATGCAGGGGTTGGATGGCGTCACTTATGACTCTGAGAAACTGAAAGGTAGTTATGTGTTGCTTGGCTTCTGGATCCGATATGAAAAACCTTTGTATACCCTGGCCAGTACAAAGGTAATATCCGCTTTTGTAGACGCACACCGTCGGCGGGGAATTGAAATCGTATCGCTAGGTACCACACTGGATACCCGGGAAGAGTGCCTGGTGAATATTCCAAAACGTAACTGCGGGTTTGTACCGATTCCTGAAAGTTTTGGTTTTAATCATCGCTATCACATTGCGGAAACTCCTTTTTTTATTCTGCTCGACAAGCAGGGCAACGTGATGGCCATGGCACCTCATACCGAATTCTCCCTGATAGGGGACCTGCTGTTGAGATAA
- a CDS encoding GNAT family N-acetyltransferase: MFIRKFTNPDIDTLMTWVDNPELLFQFAGLSWTFPLKRQDLVDYFEYSDRQSYMAIGEDGHPVGFGEIINDSNPSPRLGRLLIGPGTNRGKGLGVQLIKLLVAECEQVYNPDTVYLFVLENNMAALRCYFKSGFKVSRDGHIKIGGQPFSPTALLMSLTLKP, from the coding sequence GTGTTTATCAGAAAATTCACAAATCCAGATATTGATACCCTCATGACGTGGGTTGATAATCCTGAACTGCTGTTTCAGTTTGCCGGACTTTCCTGGACGTTTCCTCTCAAGAGACAGGATCTGGTTGACTATTTTGAATATTCGGATCGCCAGTCCTACATGGCCATTGGAGAAGATGGCCATCCGGTTGGTTTTGGGGAAATCATAAATGACAGCAACCCCTCGCCCCGGCTGGGCAGGCTCCTGATAGGCCCGGGAACAAACCGGGGCAAAGGCTTGGGCGTGCAGCTCATCAAATTGCTTGTTGCGGAATGTGAACAGGTTTATAATCCTGACACCGTTTATTTGTTCGTACTGGAAAATAATATGGCAGCCTTGCGTTGTTACTTTAAATCGGGTTTCAAGGTCAGCCGCGACGGCCATATCAAAATAGGCGGCCAACCTTTTTCGCCCACAGCCCTATTGATGTCTTTAACATTAAAACCATGA
- the lspA gene encoding signal peptidase II: MTTDRIIRNILIVFILIANIGCDQISKRIVRDEIGEYETISLVKDHLTLTKVENTGAFLSVGSTLPDSIKFFLLSIVPLLALSFGIVYLLRRKNLTWVSSLALSFAIGGGIGNIYDRVVHGSVTDFLHINLGPLQTGIFNMADVSIMVGMLLFFVQSLINKKVITSRLR; encoded by the coding sequence ATGACAACCGACCGGATTATCAGAAACATATTGATCGTATTCATTCTCATTGCCAATATCGGATGCGACCAGATCTCTAAAAGGATCGTGCGGGACGAAATCGGAGAATATGAAACGATCAGCCTGGTGAAAGATCATCTTACCCTGACCAAAGTAGAAAACACCGGAGCGTTTCTCAGCGTAGGAAGTACCCTGCCCGATTCCATTAAGTTTTTCCTGTTATCCATCGTGCCGCTGCTTGCACTGAGCTTCGGCATTGTCTACTTATTGCGCCGGAAAAATCTTACCTGGGTGAGTTCACTGGCACTAAGCTTTGCCATTGGCGGCGGGATCGGGAATATCTATGACCGTGTGGTGCACGGTTCGGTTACTGATTTTCTGCATATCAACCTTGGGCCTTTACAGACAGGCATCTTTAACATGGCAGACGTGTCCATCATGGTTGGTATGTTATTGTTTTTCGTTCAATCGCTGATCAACAAAAAAGTTATAACATCCCGGTTACGTTAA
- a CDS encoding aconitate hydratase: MAFDLDMIKGVYTRMQERVEVARKVVGRPLTLSEKILYSHLWEGTPSQVFERGKSYVDFAPDRVAMQDATAQMALLQFMQAGRPQVAVPSTVHCDHLIQAEVGAVQDLKNAEDKNKEVYDFLSSVSDKYGLGFWKAGAGIIHQVVLENYAFPGGMMIGTDSHTPNAGGLGMIAIGVGGADASDVMSGLAWELKMPRLIGVKLTGKLSGWTAAKDVILWVAGQLTVKGGTGYVVEYFGEGAESLSATGKGTICNMGAEIGATTSIFAYDAKSAAYLRATDRKDVADAADAVAGYLRADDEVYADPSTYYDQVIELDLSTLEPHVNGPFTPDLAWPLSKFATAVKENGWPEVLSVGLIGSCTNSSYEDVSRAASLAKQAVDKKLKVTSEYTITPGSEQVRYTVERDGFLDTFAQIGGVVLANACGPCIGQWARHGAEKGEKNSIITSFNRNFSKRADGNPNTHSFVASPEIVTALAIAGRLTFDPRVDKLVNTDGVEVMLDEPTGMELPTRGFAVEDAGYQAPAEDGSKVQVLVSPTSDRLQLLEPFAEWEGTDLKGLKLLIKAKGKCTTDHISMAGPWLKYRGHLDNISNNMLIGALNFYNEKTNSVKNQLTNQYAEVPAVQRDYKAHGIGTIVVGDENYGEGSSREHAAMEPRFLGVRAILVKSFARIHETNLKKQGMLALTFSNPGDYDKIQEDDSIDITGLETFTEGVPLTVVLNHNDGTTDTFPVNHTYNAQQIEWFKAGSALNIIRKSVGA; this comes from the coding sequence ATGGCATTTGACTTAGATATGATTAAGGGTGTTTATACCCGTATGCAAGAGCGAGTGGAAGTGGCCCGTAAAGTAGTGGGTCGCCCATTAACCCTGTCGGAAAAAATTCTGTATTCCCATTTGTGGGAAGGCACCCCAAGCCAGGTGTTTGAGCGTGGGAAGTCTTATGTGGATTTTGCTCCTGACCGCGTAGCGATGCAGGATGCAACTGCACAAATGGCCCTTCTGCAATTTATGCAGGCTGGAAGGCCTCAGGTTGCAGTTCCCTCCACGGTGCATTGCGATCACTTGATCCAGGCGGAGGTCGGTGCGGTTCAGGATTTGAAAAATGCAGAGGATAAGAATAAAGAGGTTTATGATTTTCTTTCTTCCGTATCCGATAAATATGGTTTAGGTTTCTGGAAAGCCGGAGCCGGGATCATTCATCAGGTTGTACTGGAAAATTATGCCTTCCCGGGTGGGATGATGATCGGTACCGACTCCCATACTCCCAATGCGGGTGGTTTGGGGATGATTGCGATTGGTGTAGGCGGAGCCGACGCCAGTGATGTGATGTCGGGCCTGGCCTGGGAGCTGAAAATGCCGCGTTTGATCGGTGTAAAACTTACAGGTAAACTAAGCGGATGGACAGCCGCAAAAGATGTTATCCTCTGGGTAGCTGGGCAGCTTACCGTTAAAGGTGGTACCGGTTATGTAGTTGAATATTTTGGTGAAGGAGCTGAAAGTCTATCCGCAACCGGGAAAGGTACTATTTGCAACATGGGTGCTGAAATAGGGGCAACAACCTCCATCTTCGCTTATGATGCTAAAAGTGCTGCTTACCTGCGGGCGACGGATCGTAAAGACGTTGCAGATGCTGCAGATGCAGTTGCAGGTTATCTTCGTGCGGATGATGAGGTTTATGCTGACCCGTCTACGTATTACGACCAGGTAATCGAACTTGATCTTTCGACGCTGGAACCTCATGTAAACGGTCCTTTTACACCGGATCTGGCATGGCCGCTGTCCAAGTTCGCTACCGCAGTGAAAGAAAACGGATGGCCCGAAGTACTATCCGTTGGTCTGATTGGATCCTGTACGAACTCCTCTTACGAAGATGTGAGCCGTGCGGCTTCTCTGGCAAAACAGGCGGTTGATAAAAAATTAAAAGTGACATCGGAATATACCATCACGCCGGGTTCTGAGCAGGTACGTTATACGGTTGAGCGCGATGGGTTCCTGGATACTTTTGCCCAAATTGGCGGAGTGGTACTTGCCAATGCCTGTGGGCCCTGTATTGGTCAATGGGCAAGGCATGGTGCGGAAAAAGGAGAGAAGAACTCCATCATTACCTCCTTCAACCGTAACTTTTCCAAACGGGCCGATGGTAATCCCAATACCCATTCCTTTGTTGCCTCTCCCGAAATTGTAACGGCTCTTGCTATTGCCGGACGCCTTACTTTTGATCCCCGGGTAGACAAGCTGGTTAATACGGATGGCGTAGAAGTCATGCTGGATGAACCAACCGGTATGGAACTGCCGACCAGAGGTTTTGCTGTGGAAGATGCGGGTTATCAGGCTCCCGCGGAAGATGGAAGCAAGGTGCAGGTACTGGTAAGTCCTACCTCTGACCGTCTTCAGCTTCTTGAGCCGTTTGCAGAGTGGGAGGGTACTGACCTGAAGGGCCTCAAATTACTGATCAAAGCAAAAGGAAAGTGTACAACTGACCATATTTCCATGGCGGGTCCCTGGCTAAAATATCGTGGCCATCTGGACAACATTTCTAACAACATGCTGATTGGGGCGCTGAACTTCTATAATGAAAAAACAAATTCAGTAAAGAATCAGCTGACAAATCAATATGCCGAAGTTCCTGCGGTGCAGCGTGACTATAAGGCGCATGGGATAGGAACCATTGTGGTGGGAGATGAAAATTACGGTGAGGGTTCTTCCCGTGAGCATGCAGCAATGGAGCCACGTTTCCTGGGCGTCCGGGCTATTCTGGTGAAATCGTTTGCCCGGATTCACGAAACGAACTTGAAAAAGCAGGGCATGCTTGCACTTACCTTTTCTAATCCTGGTGATTACGATAAAATTCAGGAAGATGATTCCATCGATATCACAGGTCTGGAAACTTTTACAGAAGGGGTACCTCTCACTGTGGTTCTGAATCACAATGACGGGACAACAGATACATTTCCTGTAAACCATACCTACAATGCGCAGCAAATTGAATGGTTTAAGGCAGGCTCTGCTTTGAACATCATCCGAAAATCTGTTGGTGCCTGA
- a CDS encoding bifunctional aconitate hydratase 2/2-methylisocitrate dehydratase, whose protein sequence is MNIYKDYLQEIEERKALGLHPKPIDGAELTSEIIAQIKDPANEHRDDSLKFFIYNTLPGTTSAAGVKARFLKEIVLGESVVAEITPVYALELLSHMKGGPSIEVLLDLALGENSSIAEQAAEVLKTQVFLYDADIDRLREAFKSNNPIARDILESYARAEFFTKLPEVPEEIDIVTFIAGEGDISTDLLSPGNQAHSRSDRELHGQCMITPQAQQQIKALQAEHPGKSVMLIAEKGTMGVGSSRMSGVNNVALWTGRPASQYVPFVNIAPIVGGTNGISPIFLTTVDVTGGIGIDLKNWVKKVDADGNVVRNENGDPVLEEVYSVATGTVLTINTKTKKLYNGEQELIDISKALTPQKKEFMRAGGSYAIVFGKKIQTVAAKILGIEPTPVFAPSKEISNEGQGLTAVEKIFNRNAVGTTPGKVLHAGSDVRVEVNIVGSQDTTGLMTAQELESMAATVISPIVDGAYQSGCHTASVWDKKAQANIPKLMKFMNDFGLITARDPKGEYHSMTDVIHKVLNDITVDEWAIIIGGDSHTRMSKGVAFGADSGTVALALATGEASMPIPESVKVTFKGDMKDHMDFRDVVHATQAQMLQQFGGENVFQGRIIEVHIGTLPADQAFTFTDWTAEMKAKASICISEDDTLIKSLEIAKSRIQIMIDKGMDNHKQVLQGLINKADKRIAEIKSGEKPALVPDANAKYYAEVVIDLDAIVEPMIADPDVNNKDVSKRYTHDAIRTLSYYGGDKKVDLGFVGSCMVHKGDLKIVSQMLKNLEEQQGKVEFQAPLVVAAPTYNIIEELKKEGDWDVLQKYSGFEFDDKAPKVAARTEYENMMYLERPGCNLCMGNQEKAAKGDTVLATSTRLFQGRVVEDSERKKGESLLASTPVVVLSAILGRIPDMDEYKAAVVGIDLTKFAPPVKLLSR, encoded by the coding sequence ATGAATATTTATAAGGATTACCTTCAGGAGATTGAAGAAAGAAAAGCCCTTGGACTGCATCCAAAACCCATTGATGGGGCTGAATTAACAAGTGAGATCATTGCGCAGATTAAAGATCCTGCCAATGAGCATCGGGACGATTCTCTTAAATTCTTTATTTACAATACATTACCGGGTACTACCAGTGCGGCGGGGGTAAAAGCAAGGTTTTTGAAAGAGATCGTGTTGGGCGAGTCGGTTGTTGCAGAAATAACACCTGTATATGCCCTTGAACTGTTGTCGCACATGAAAGGCGGGCCTTCCATTGAGGTATTGCTTGATCTGGCCCTGGGTGAGAATAGCTCCATTGCTGAGCAGGCAGCAGAGGTACTTAAAACGCAGGTTTTTCTCTATGATGCTGATATTGATCGTCTGAGGGAGGCGTTTAAAAGCAATAACCCGATCGCCAGAGATATTCTTGAAAGTTATGCACGGGCCGAATTCTTCACGAAGTTACCCGAGGTACCCGAAGAAATTGATATTGTTACATTCATTGCCGGTGAGGGCGACATATCTACGGATCTATTGTCTCCTGGAAACCAGGCACACTCACGTTCAGACCGCGAATTGCATGGGCAATGCATGATCACTCCCCAGGCGCAGCAGCAGATCAAAGCGTTGCAGGCGGAGCACCCCGGTAAAAGCGTAATGCTCATTGCAGAAAAAGGTACCATGGGGGTTGGATCATCAAGGATGTCTGGGGTAAATAATGTGGCGCTTTGGACAGGAAGGCCAGCCAGCCAGTATGTTCCCTTTGTGAACATCGCGCCGATTGTAGGTGGAACGAACGGTATCTCTCCGATTTTCCTTACCACTGTAGATGTTACGGGTGGTATTGGTATTGACCTGAAAAACTGGGTGAAGAAGGTGGACGCCGATGGTAACGTCGTCCGCAATGAAAATGGTGATCCCGTGCTTGAAGAAGTATATTCTGTGGCAACAGGTACTGTTCTTACCATTAATACAAAGACAAAAAAGCTGTATAATGGTGAGCAGGAACTGATAGACATTTCAAAAGCGCTCACCCCTCAGAAAAAGGAATTTATGAGAGCCGGTGGATCGTATGCGATCGTATTCGGTAAAAAAATACAGACTGTTGCAGCAAAAATTTTAGGAATTGAACCCACGCCTGTGTTTGCACCGTCCAAGGAGATTTCCAACGAGGGACAAGGACTCACAGCGGTCGAGAAAATTTTTAACAGAAATGCTGTGGGAACTACTCCCGGTAAAGTGTTACACGCCGGCTCGGATGTTCGTGTTGAAGTCAATATTGTAGGATCCCAGGATACAACGGGTTTGATGACAGCCCAGGAGTTGGAATCAATGGCTGCTACGGTGATTTCACCGATTGTCGATGGCGCCTACCAGTCGGGCTGTCATACGGCGTCGGTTTGGGATAAAAAAGCCCAGGCAAACATTCCGAAACTCATGAAATTCATGAACGATTTCGGTCTGATCACGGCGCGTGACCCCAAAGGCGAGTATCACTCCATGACGGACGTTATTCATAAGGTGCTGAACGATATCACGGTGGACGAGTGGGCGATCATCATTGGTGGAGACTCCCATACCAGAATGTCCAAAGGGGTTGCCTTCGGAGCGGATTCCGGAACGGTTGCGCTTGCACTGGCCACAGGTGAGGCTTCCATGCCTATTCCTGAGTCTGTGAAGGTAACTTTCAAGGGAGATATGAAGGATCACATGGATTTCCGTGATGTGGTACATGCCACACAGGCGCAGATGCTTCAGCAGTTTGGCGGTGAGAATGTATTTCAGGGAAGGATTATTGAAGTACACATAGGTACACTCCCTGCTGACCAGGCTTTCACATTTACAGACTGGACCGCAGAAATGAAGGCGAAGGCCTCCATCTGTATCTCTGAAGATGACACGCTGATCAAATCACTGGAAATAGCCAAAAGCAGAATCCAGATAATGATCGACAAAGGCATGGATAACCACAAGCAGGTTCTTCAGGGGTTGATCAACAAAGCAGATAAGAGAATTGCAGAAATCAAATCAGGAGAGAAACCCGCACTGGTACCGGATGCAAATGCGAAGTACTATGCGGAAGTTGTGATTGACCTTGACGCAATTGTGGAACCGATGATTGCCGATCCTGATGTCAATAACAAAGATGTATCCAAGCGTTATACCCATGACGCCATCCGGACGCTCTCGTATTACGGAGGAGATAAAAAAGTAGATCTTGGCTTTGTGGGTTCCTGTATGGTGCATAAGGGAGACCTGAAAATTGTTTCTCAGATGCTTAAAAATCTGGAAGAGCAGCAAGGTAAGGTAGAGTTTCAGGCACCGCTCGTGGTAGCTGCACCTACTTACAACATCATTGAAGAACTCAAGAAAGAGGGAGACTGGGATGTACTGCAGAAATACTCCGGTTTCGAGTTCGATGACAAGGCTCCGAAAGTAGCAGCACGTACCGAATACGAAAATATGATGTACCTGGAACGCCCGGGTTGTAACCTTTGTATGGGTAATCAGGAAAAGGCTGCCAAGGGTGATACCGTTCTGGCCACTTCTACACGTCTTTTCCAGGGAAGGGTTGTTGAAGATTCGGAACGTAAAAAAGGGGAATCACTGCTGGCGTCCACACCTGTTGTGGTGCTGTCGGCAATTCTTGGCCGGATTCCGGATATGGATGAATATAAAGCCGCGGTGGTAGGTATCGACCTGACCAAGTTCGCGCCTCCTGTTAAATTGTTAAGCAGATAG
- the topA gene encoding type I DNA topoisomerase: MSKNLVIVESPAKAKTIENYLGDDFTVKSSFGHVRDLPEHDMGVDVENGFQPSYEISADKVKVISELKKLAKDAEVWLATDDDREGEAISWHLKEALGLPDATKRIVFREITKTALQNAIQKPRTIDVDLVDAQQARRILDRLVGYELSPVLWKKIRIGKTNLSAGRVQSVAVRIVVEREREIEAFNSKGSFKVTARFDLGNGKVLNAELPKNFAAEADALKFLEKCIGAAFTIKNLETKPAKKTPAPPFTTSTLQQEASRKLSFSVAQTMTIAQRLYEAGKISYMRTDSTNLSEEALEKARQQITTEYGQEYFNRRVFKTKSESAQEAHEAIRPTDFSTTQGSSDRNEQRLYELIWKRAIASQMSDAQLERTTATIGISTTSEELVAQGEVIKFEGFLKVYLESSDDEDEEQKGMLPPLNINQLLKLSDLKATERFTRYPPRYTEASLVKKLEEMGIGRPSTYAPTISTIIRREYVVKEDRAGTEREFKEMTLANDQIRTRVAKETYGTEKAKLFPTSAGMIVNDYLVSHFEDIVDYSFTASVEKDFDHIAEGSLPWQQMIKNFYTPFHKKLNEVKEEAIDRSLTSRDIGEDPVSGKKVSVRIGKYGPYVQIGDAEDEEKPKFASLLKGQLMETIKLEEALELFKLPRTVGLFEDSELVVNIGKFGPYVKHDGKYYSLAKTDDPMAVTEERLAEIITEKRIAESNRTIKEFSEDADVKVLNGRYGPYIAFGKKNVKIPKGTDPAGLTYEEVVKLAAETPDKPAGRGFKKPAAKAAAVKKETAPKKEAAKKPAAKKASKKS, from the coding sequence ATGTCAAAAAATCTGGTGATCGTGGAGTCACCGGCGAAGGCCAAAACCATTGAAAATTATTTAGGAGATGACTTCACCGTCAAGTCGAGTTTCGGGCACGTACGTGACCTCCCCGAGCATGATATGGGTGTGGATGTTGAAAATGGTTTTCAGCCATCGTATGAAATTTCAGCAGATAAAGTAAAGGTCATCAGTGAGCTTAAAAAACTTGCCAAGGATGCAGAAGTGTGGCTGGCAACGGATGATGACCGCGAAGGAGAAGCCATTTCCTGGCATTTAAAAGAGGCTCTGGGCCTACCGGATGCGACCAAAAGGATCGTGTTCAGGGAGATTACCAAAACGGCACTTCAGAACGCTATCCAAAAGCCCCGTACCATTGATGTGGACCTCGTGGATGCCCAGCAAGCCAGGCGTATACTGGACCGGCTCGTTGGATACGAACTATCTCCGGTACTTTGGAAAAAGATAAGAATTGGAAAAACCAACCTTTCTGCAGGCAGGGTACAGTCGGTAGCGGTGCGGATTGTGGTGGAACGTGAGCGGGAAATTGAAGCTTTTAACAGTAAAGGAAGTTTCAAAGTAACCGCCCGTTTTGACTTGGGCAACGGAAAAGTTCTCAATGCTGAACTACCCAAAAACTTTGCGGCGGAAGCGGATGCATTAAAATTCCTGGAAAAATGCATTGGCGCGGCTTTTACTATTAAAAATCTTGAAACAAAACCTGCAAAAAAAACACCTGCCCCCCCTTTCACAACTTCTACTTTACAACAGGAGGCTTCCCGGAAATTGAGTTTTTCGGTAGCCCAGACTATGACCATTGCACAACGGTTGTATGAAGCCGGGAAAATTTCCTATATGCGTACCGACTCCACCAATCTGTCGGAAGAGGCACTGGAAAAAGCTCGTCAGCAGATCACCACGGAATATGGTCAGGAATATTTCAACAGAAGGGTTTTTAAGACCAAATCGGAATCTGCTCAGGAAGCACACGAAGCCATACGGCCCACCGATTTCTCCACAACCCAGGGAAGCAGCGACCGAAACGAGCAGCGTTTGTACGAGCTGATATGGAAAAGAGCCATTGCTTCTCAGATGTCAGATGCGCAGCTGGAAAGGACAACCGCAACGATTGGTATCTCCACGACTTCCGAAGAACTGGTGGCGCAGGGTGAGGTGATCAAATTTGAAGGTTTCCTGAAGGTATATCTCGAATCGAGCGACGATGAGGATGAGGAACAGAAAGGCATGCTTCCACCATTGAATATCAATCAGTTATTAAAACTTTCTGATTTAAAGGCAACTGAAAGATTTACAAGGTATCCGCCAAGATATACAGAGGCCAGCCTGGTCAAGAAACTGGAAGAAATGGGTATCGGCCGACCGTCGACCTATGCGCCAACGATCTCTACCATCATCAGAAGAGAATACGTGGTGAAAGAAGACCGGGCCGGAACCGAACGGGAATTTAAGGAAATGACCCTGGCCAATGACCAGATCCGAACTCGCGTTGCCAAGGAAACATACGGAACCGAAAAAGCCAAACTGTTCCCGACCAGCGCCGGGATGATCGTTAACGACTATCTGGTAAGTCATTTTGAGGATATTGTTGACTATTCCTTTACTGCAAGCGTAGAAAAAGACTTTGACCACATTGCCGAAGGGTCACTTCCCTGGCAGCAAATGATCAAAAACTTTTACACGCCTTTCCATAAAAAACTGAATGAGGTAAAGGAGGAAGCGATTGACCGGAGCCTTACGTCCAGAGACATCGGAGAGGATCCTGTGTCGGGCAAAAAAGTATCCGTCCGGATCGGGAAGTACGGTCCCTATGTGCAGATCGGAGATGCGGAAGATGAAGAGAAACCGAAATTCGCCAGCTTACTGAAAGGCCAGCTGATGGAAACGATCAAACTGGAAGAGGCCCTGGAACTATTCAAGCTGCCCCGAACGGTCGGTCTTTTTGAGGACAGTGAGCTGGTCGTGAACATAGGCAAATTCGGGCCCTACGTCAAACACGATGGAAAGTATTACTCTCTCGCCAAAACAGATGACCCCATGGCCGTTACCGAAGAGCGGCTGGCCGAGATCATCACTGAAAAACGCATCGCAGAAAGTAACCGTACCATCAAGGAATTCAGCGAAGATGCGGACGTCAAAGTGCTTAATGGGAGATATGGTCCTTACATCGCTTTTGGTAAGAAGAATGTGAAAATCCCGAAAGGAACCGATCCTGCAGGGCTTACCTACGAGGAGGTTGTAAAACTGGCTGCCGAAACCCCGGACAAACCTGCCGGAAGAGGATTTAAGAAGCCAGCAGCCAAAGCAGCGGCCGTAAAAAAAGAAACAGCGCCGAAAAAGGAAGCAGCGAAAAAACCGGCGGCGAAAAAGGCTTCCAAAAAGAGCTGA